Proteins from a genomic interval of Pectinophora gossypiella chromosome 4, ilPecGoss1.1, whole genome shotgun sequence:
- the LOC126366410 gene encoding uncharacterized protein LOC126366410, translating into MATTAKLQKDKPHAPRLTPRPTAASAARAARNATNRNLNLQPSFRQSPVRNTASPNAKNKSPQPRPTPKIEVMADVKASPKYEGTLPEDAGDNNNNNLSNMTIEETSEPPNVNDQDDLESFTNDSFDVKNSEHNVQDSDVRDIEDQDLTICRSRPETPSPSSRPLTPRSVQSSRPQTPHQPTRPSTPAHPAQRKTTTPTSRPNTPQKTYPPPTRPQTPSALPVPTPTRVHTPNIAPPPALKEEEDIKTLFNTKQRQFNRMKRELDMKQQAILEVFDGLRNLNKRMSQEGDGCAEGIQIQELVVFNVGDWSSEEIAQLCRDATATSFENNSLEVFKNVEQIDENSLAELGAKVSKVPSKFADLCIQAFTARQELIDWVKELVGEMEDGRGESLDRIARYNDQGLELCEALRELKSCADDAVDTVTEVSRRACQERSTLISVGETLVREIARLREDLEARAVIVNEMRGIRAETETAKSLEETRHQLEEERVARLATKEKLATAESQLRQTRIRVSKMDRQLREAEASIASLTGTVKSLEDQSRLREVHLEARARKLKESLKTGEVASNQIAQQRDMLQAEVQTLKEQIETATAQHKAAIQELNKEIKELKTALEEQRKVTQNEMEVRKALEESLAESHNIMEDLKAKNTELENSRPNPELPTEREMDLWAELQATKDTLRMTEDEVTACKREKVRFLETLTKISESENKVGMQQKLAAELLSKEEIIGKMQIQIRELTKNIKLNEQKVIQYEQYVRDLQAHNRAVANCQVAPNGISYQDLQQEIMNLRMSLLEAVHRNEELSEILAQKEQQLEQQDKTSRAQARVIKVREELINMLKNKETEQSRELSALQQDLEHRMKIVDEVNKQIAAKAEEIQELFATLENKQQQIHRLEKIVLALEEQQRRAQVQRTRHEKKIAALEHELAAGNRRERKFIFF; encoded by the exons aacAAGAGCCCGCAGCCACGGCCTACACCTAAGATCGAAGTAATGGCTGATGTAAAG GCGTCACCCAAATATGAAGGGACGTTACCTGAAGACGCTGGGGACAATAATAACAACAACTTATCAAACATGACCATCGAGGAGACTTCAGAGCCGCCTAATGTGAATGACCAGGATGACCTTGAGTCATTTACTAACGACTCTTTCG ATGTCAAGAATAGTGAACACAACGTGCAAGACAGTGACGTCAGAGACATTGAAGATCAAG ATTTAACAATATGCCGAAGTCGTCCCGAGACGCCGTCGCCGAGCAGCCGTCCTCTAACACCAAGAAGCGTGCAGTCTAGCCGGCCGCAGACGCCGCACCAGCCTACAAGACCATCCACTCCCGCGCACCCTGCGCAGCGCAAGACCACCACCCCCACCAGCCGGCCCAACACCCCTCAGAAAACCTACCCCCCACCCACGCGCCCACAAACCCCCTCGGCTCTCCCAGTCCCCACCCCCACGAGAGTCCACACACCCAATATCGCTCCACCACCAGCtctcaaagaagaagaagacattaAAACACTGTTCAATACGAAACAGCGGCAATTTAATCGTATGAAGAGGGAACTGGATATGAAACAA CAAGCAATATTGGAAGTTTTCGATGGTTTGCGCAATCTAAACAAACGCATGAGTCAAGAGGGCGATGGCTGTGCGGAAGGTATTCAGATCCAGGAGTTAGTGGTGTTCAACGTTGGCGACTGGTCGTCGGAGGAGATAGCTCAGCTATGTCGAGACGCCACCGCTACCTCTTTCGAAAACAATTCACTCGAAGTCTTCAAAAATGTTGAACAAATTG ATGAAAACTCTCTAGCAGAGTTAGGTGCGAAAGTTTCGAAGGTTCCTTCAAAGTTTGCCGATCTATGTATCCAGGCGTTCACGGCGCGTCAAGAGCTCATTGACTGGGTTAAGGAACTTGTTGGAGAAATG GAGGATGGGCGCGGTGAGTCGTTGGATCGGATTGCCCGATATAACGATCAAGGGCTTGAGCTGTGTGAAGCATTACGCGAGTTGAAGTCTTGTGCAGATGATGCTGTAGATACCGTCACGGAAGTTTCAAG ACGTGCCTGTCAAGAGCGAAGCACATTGATATCCGTTGGCGAAACTTTGGTGCGCGAAATAGCGCGCCTTCGAGAAGACCTAGAAGCACGCGCTGTTATTGTCAACGAAATGAGGGGAATTCGTGCAGAAACTGAAACTGCTAAATCATTAGAG GAGACACGACATCAATTAGAAGAAGAACGCGTTGCTCGATTAGCTACGAAAGAAAAGCTAGCGACGGCTGAGTCCCAACTCCGCCAAACGCGCATTCGTGTATCTAAAATGGATCGACAACTGCGTGAAGCTGAAGCCAGTATTGCTAGTCTCACTGGCACCGTCAAGTCTCTTGAAGATCAG AGCCGCCTACGAGAAGTACACTTAGAAGCTCGTGCGAGGAAGTTAAAAGAGTCCTTAAAGACTGGTGAAGTCGCCAGTAATCAGATAGCTCAACAGCGTGACATGCTTCAGGCAGA AGTGCAAACTCTAAAAGAGCAAATAGAAACAGCGACCGCCCAACACAAAGCAGCTATACAGGAACTGaacaaagaaataaaagaattaaaaacagCCCTAGAAGAGCAACGAAAAGTAACACAAAATGAAATGGAAGTACGAAAGGCTCTTGAAGAAAGTTTAGCGGAAAGTCATAACATCATGGAAGATCTTAAAGCGAAAAACACTGAGCTTGAAAACAGTAGGCCTAATCCAG AACTTCCAACCGAAAGAGAAATGGATTTGTGGGCGGAGTTGCAAGCCACTAAGGATACGCTACGGATGACAGAGGACGAAGTAACAGCATGCAAACGGGAGAAAGTCCGGTTCTTGGAAACTCTTACAAAAATATCT GAATCGGAGAACAAAGTAGGCATGCAACAGAAGCTGGCTGCCGAGCTTCTGAGCAAGGAGGAAATAATAGGCAAGATGCAGATACAGATAAGAGAACTAaccaaaaacataaaactgaa CGAGCAGAAGGTGATCCAGTATGAACAGTACGTCCGCGACTTGCAAGCGCACAATCGAGCAGTGGCCAACTGtcaagtggctccaaatggaaTCAGCTACCAGGACTTGCAGCAGGAG ATCATGAATCTAAGGATGAGTTTGCTCGAAGCAGTCCACCGCAACGAAGAGCTTTCCGAAATTCTGGCGCAAAAGGAGCAGCAACTTGAACAGCAAGACAAGACGTCACGTGCCCAGGCAAGGGTCATCAAG GTACGGGAGGAACTGATCAACATGCTAAAGAATAAGGAAACTGAGCAGAGCCGAGAGCTATCAGCCCTGCAACAAGACCTTGAGCATCGTATGAAAATAGTAGACGAA gtGAATAAGCAAATAGCTGCGAAAGCTGAAGAGATTCAAGAGTTGTTTGCAACGTTGGAGAACAAACAGCAACAGATCCACCGACTGGAGAAGATTGTGCTAGCATTGGAGGAGCAACAGCGGCGCGCGCAGGTGCAACGCACGCGCCACGAGAAGAAAATCGCCGCTCTCGAGCACGAGCTCGCAGCTGGAAACCGGCGAGAACG AAAATTCATTTTCTTCTAA
- the LOC126366310 gene encoding splicing factor YJU2: MSERKVLNKYYPPDFDPSKIPRMKLAKNRQYTVRLMAPFNMRCATCGEYIYKGKKFNARKEDVENEDYLGIRIYRFYIKCTRCLQEISFKTDPKNTDYEIEAGATRNFMALKLAEEQAKREEDEQKEEEANNPMKLLEYRTEQSRQEIELLESLEELKELNRRQQAVDYEGMLKQYQPETADERKAREEKEDNEFIKSIKFGSSSTQKVVAEEIIEDVEDEPPAKTSRIEVLPPKTTDSKKKETWNRSIGVLTKKPALANLVKSKKVDTLNGSAEVNKKEDSGSVGVNSATSSVTSSTNSVTAPAASGLSLLANYSGSDSDQSE, translated from the exons atgtcggaaagaaaagtattaaac AAATACTATCCCCCGGACTTCGATCCATCGAAGATTCCGCGCATGAAATTGGCGAAAAATCGTCAATATACTGTTCGTCTTATGGCGCCTTTCAACATGCGATGTGCAACCTGTGGAGAGTACATTTACAAGGGGAAGAAGTTCAACGCGAGGAAGGAGGACGTCGAGAACGAGGACTATCTGGGTATAAGGATTTACAGGTTTTATAtcaaa TGCACGAGATGCCTCCAGGAGATATCATTTAAGACGGACCCGAAGAACACAGACTATGAGATTGAGGCCGGTGCTACGAGGAACTTCATGGCCCTGAAGCTGGCCGAGGAACAAGCTAAGAGGGAAGAAGACGAGCAGAAAGAGGAGGAGGCTAATAACCCCATGAAATTACTTG AGTACAGAACAGAACAATCGAGACAAGAGATAGAACTACTGGAGAGCTTGGAGGAGTTGAAGGAGTTGAACCGTCGGCAGCAGGCGGTGGACTATGAAGGGATGTTGAAACAGTACCAGCCGGAGACAGCAGACGAACGGAAGGCCAGGGAGGAGAAGGAAGACAACGAGTTTATTAA ATCAATAAAGTTCGGCAGCTCATCAACACAGAAGGTTGTTGCCGAGGAGATCATCGAGGACGTAGAAGACGAACCTCCAGCCAAAACCTCCAGGATAGAAGTGTTACCACCAAAGACCACAGATAGTAAGAAGAAGGAAACCTGGAATAGAAGTATAGGTGTGTTGACAAAGAAACCAGCACTAGCCAACCTTGTTAAGAGCAAGAAAGTAGATACGTTGAATGGAAGTGCAGAAGTGAATAAGAAAGAAGACAGTGGTAGTGTGGGTGTAAATAGTGCCACATCCAGTGTAACGTCTAGTACTAATTCAGTGACAGCCCCGGCTGCTTCAGGGCTATCACTGTTGGCGAATTATTCCGGCAGTGACAGTGACCAAAGTGAGTGA